The Cylindrospermum stagnale PCC 7417 genome segment TATGTCAGATGGAACTCTGCGGTTTCTAGGAATTCTCACCGCACTACTCACCCGCCCAGAAGGTAGTCAAATTGTAATTGAAGAAATAGATAACGGTCTGCATCCTTCCCGCACACAATTGCTAGTGAAAATATTACGAGAAATTGGCACAAAAAGAAAAATTGATATTTTACTTACTACTCATAACCCAGCTTTGCTTGATGCATTAGGTCCCGAAATAGTCCCCTTTGTAGTTGTCGCACATCGTGACTCAGAAACCGGCGAAAGTAAACTTACCCTTTTAGAAGATATTGAAAATCTGCCTAAATTACTAGCATCAGGTTCTTTGGGTAAACTAGCAACTAAAGGCGCTATTGAAAAAAGCCTTTCCGATAAAAAATAACTATAAATATGAGAAAGGTTTTAATTATTGACACATCAATACTTGGCGTTTATTTGGGTGTTCCTCGTAAAGAAACTTGTGGTTCAGATGATGATAAATGGGATAAACAAAAAGTTGATGCTCGTTTTCTAGAAGAAGAGCAAAACGGGACAACTTTTATTTTACCCTTAGCTACTATTATAGAAACTGGTAATCATATTGCCCAAGGCGCTTTAAAGCGTTATGAAATTGCTCAAACTTTCGCTAACATTCTGGTAAAAGTAGCAGAGGGAGAAATACCTTGGGCTGTTTTCACCACTCAGTTAGATGAACTTTGGAGTGCTGAAAAGCTAAAAGAGTTAGCTTTAGAATGGCCGACATTAGCATCTAGGAATATTTCTATCGGTGATGCCACAATTAAATCTGTAGCTGAATACTACGCCGAAAGCGGTTTCGAGGTGGAAATTCTCACCGGTGATGAGGGACTAAAGGCGTATCAACCTGTTACTTCACCGCCAATTCCCCGACGAAGGATGAATAAACTTTGAGCGATCGCATCCCCGAACCCACAAAACGCTATCATCAGGATATTGTGGTTTCTCCGTGTGTAACATCCTAAGCATCTATGACCGCCTCCCCATCTGCAACCCAACCAACGGAACCCAATAACCCTAGTGCGCCCCACACCAACACGCAACTGGTAGACCGCAGCAAGCTGAGTAAGATGTACCAGCACTATGTAGAAATGAAGGATAAATATCCGCATGCGCTGTTGCTGTATCGGGTGGGTGACTTTTTTGAAACATTTTTCCAAGACGCTGTAATTATCTCCAGAGAACTAGAACTGGTTCTCACCAGCAAACACGGCGGCGAAATTGGACGCGTCGCCATGACAGGTGTACCCCACCACGCATGGGAACGCTACACAACCCTGTTGGTGGAAAAAGGCTACGCTGTAGTGATTTGCGACCAAGTGGAAGACTCCGCCGATGCTATCGGTTTGGTCAAACGTGAGGTAACGCGCATCCTCACACCGGGGACTTTGCTAGAAGAGGGAATGCTGAAAGCAAGTCGCAATAATTACCTAGCAGCGGTAGTAATTGCCGCAAATCATTGGGGTTTAGCTTATGCAGACATCTCCACCGGCGAATACCTGACAACTCAAGGTAGTGATTTAGAACATCTGACTCAAGAATTAATGCGGTTGCAGCCTTCAGAAGTGCTGTTTCCCACCAACGCCCCCGATTTAGGTAGTTTATTGCGTCCGGGGGAAACTTCGCCTTCACTTCCCCAATGTTTACCACCTTCATTTTGTTATAGCTTGCGATCGCAAATTCCTTTTTCCCAAGCAGAAGCTAGACCTAGATTATTGCAGAAATTCAAAGTGCGATCGCTAGAAGGTCTCGGTTGTGAACATCTCCCCCTCGCCGTTCGCGCCGCTGGTGGTCTGCTGGAATACCTGGAAGATACTCAAAAAGCCAACACCGTCGTCCTCCAAACCTTACGCACCTATACGATTACCGATTATCTCATCGTTGACCAGCAAACCCGCCGTAACCTAGAAATCACCCAAACCGTCCGTGATGGCACTTTTCACGGTTCCCTGTTGTGGGCATTAGATAGAACTAGCACAGCAATGGGTGGGCGTGCTTTACGGCGATGGTTATTGCAACCCCTCCTCGATATTAAAGGCATTCGTTCCCGCCAAGATACGATTCAAGAATTGGTAGAAAATACCCCTTTACGTCAAGATTTGCGCCAGTTGTTACGGCAAATTTACGACTTGGAACGGTTAACGGGAAGGGCGGGTTCCGGTACGGCAAATGCGCGAGATTTGGTAGCTTTGGCTGATTCTCTCTCCCGCTTACCGCAACTATCCCGCTTAGTCGCTGATGCCCATTCGCCTTTTTTGAAAGCTTTGCAGAAGGTGCCACCTGTGTTGGAAGAATTGGCACAAAAGTTACACCTCCACATCGTAGAATCACCACCGATACATCTCAAGGAAGGGGGGTTAATTCGTCCGGGAATTAATCCGCAGTTGGATGAGCGAAAGGCGACTGTGGAAGGAGATCAGCAATGGATTGCTAATTTAGAAGTTGATGAAAGAACGAGAACGGGAATTCCTAATTTGAAGGTGGGATTTAATAAAACTTTTGGTTATTACATTAGTATTACCCGTAGTAAGTCCGATACTGTACCGCCTAATTACATTCGCAAACAAACTCTGACAAATGAGGAACGTTTCATTACTCCAGATTTGAAGGAACGGGAAGCGCGCATTCTCTCGGCGCGGGATGATTTAAATGAGTTGGAATATGAGATTTTTGCCTCTTTGCGGGCTGAGGTGGGACAGTTCGCGGAGATAATTCGCAATCTTTCTCGCGCGGTGGCGGCGGCGGATGTGTTGTGCGGGTTGGCTGAGTTGGCGGCGCATCAAGGTTACTGTCGTCCGGATATGGTTGCGGGGCGGGAGGTTGTGATTTTTGATGGGCGTCATCCGGTGGTGGAACAGTCTTTACCTGCTGGGTTTTTTGTGCCGAATTCTACGGGGTTGGGTGGAGAAACGAACCGCCAAGACGCAGAGGGCGCCAAGGAGGAGGAGGAGAAGCCTGATTTGGTGATTTTGACGGGGCCGAATGCGAGTGGGAAGAGTTGTTATTTGCGTCAGGTGGGGTTGATTCAGTTGATGGCGCAAGTTGGTAGTTTTGTGCCGGCGCGGTTGGCGAATTTGGGAATTTGCGATCGCATTTTTACTCGTGTGGGGGCGGTGGATGATTTAGCCACTGGTCAATCTACGTTTATGGTGGAAATGAATGAAACGGCTAATATTCTTAATCATGCCACTTCTCGGTCGTTGGTTTTGTTAGATGAAATTGGCAGAGGAACGGCAACTTTTGACGGCTTATCAATAGCTTGGGCGGTGGCGGAATATTTGGCGGTTGATATTCGGTCGCGGACAATTTTTGCTACGCACTATCATGAGTTGAATGAGTTGGCAACTATTTTGCCAAATGTGGCTAATTATCAAGTGACGGTGAAGGAGTTACCTGACCAAATTATCTTTTTGCACCAAGTCCAACCGGGAGGTGCTGATAAGTCTTACGGTATTGAGGCGGGAAGGTTGGCGGGTTTACCTGCGGTGGTAATTAAACGGGCTAAACAGGTGATGGGACAAATTGAGCAACACAGCAAAATTGCTATGGGTTTGCAAAATTTGGAATAGTCAATTGATTAGTTGAAAATTGAAATAACTCGAATACTTGTAGAGGAGGTGCATAGGTTTTGTTTGTTTCTCTGTTGTCACAAATTCCTCTGCACCAACTGACAATGCCACCGCCAGATGTAGGGCGTCCATTGCCGCCAAACCATACTGACAACCAATTTTATAGGCATCTTCCACAATCTGTTCTAAATCATTAGCCCAGTAAGTGACAGCACTAAAAAAAGCTTCGTAAAATTCGGCTTCGGTGGTTTGTCGGTTATAAATGGCCTTGGGAAGCACTTCTAATTTAACAAAATCGCTGGCAGCAAACTCACGTTCAGAATCTTCTAAAATAGATAATGCTTTTTCAGACATTTCCCCTACACCACGCGCCGCTGTAACTAGTACGCCAGCATCAATAAAGGTTATCTTCATTCCGTAAATTCCTGTAACCCACCTCGACTGCTAGTAATTTCTTTTTCAATATCATCTTGAGTTAGCAAAGGCGCACCAGAAGCAACTATTTTAGTACGAAGTTGCCGCAAACGTTCTCCTAGCGGAGTTTTAGTTTTTTGGGTTAGTGGATGCTCTACGGTCTTGATGTGGAGAAATTCTACAAAATCTATAACTTCCTGCTGTTTGTCTTTTGGTAATTCCCGCCACTTTTCTAACAACTCATTTTCTGCGCTCATTTCTATTTCACCGACTCAATTATTTTATTAATAGCTTTCTCTATTGTCTACCTCTGAACTAGTAGTTTCCACCTTTCGGCTAGTAGTTTCCAGCTTTAGGCTCGGAGTTTCAAGTTTTGAGCTAGTAGTTTCGGGTTCTGAGGTGGAAGTGTGGAGTGGCTATTGAAAATTTTCTGTAGTTGCTGGTAGAGAATTGCGCGTCACCGCCAAAATACCCAATGTCCTAACCAGCCTAAAGCTAAACCTATTCCTGAAGTTACAGCTATTGTGAGAAATGTGTATTTATCGCTGAAACGCTCTTGTAATCTATCCCTAACTTCAATAATATTAACCATTATGAAAAATGTGATAGAGATAGTCAAAGCTCCAGCCATACTCCCAAATGTACCCCCACCTATATATCCAAGAAAAACACCTAAACAGCAGAAAATCAAAGCAGCAAGAAAACTACCCAAAAACTTAGTACCTACACTTACATTATCTGGGTTGCTTATATAAAATGTAATAGTAGCCAAAGTCCCTGCTAAAGCCATAGCCCAATTCCCATACCAATCCCAAGTTATTGCTACAGTCACAGCTATAGCCATAGAACCAGCTGTAGCTACAGCCCCAACTCCATCCCCAGCAACAGTTTTAACCCTAGCAACAGCAACAGCCCCAAACAAAGCCCAAGTTATAGATATGGCTTCAGCCCAATCACCAACCATTTTCATACTTAGAGCAACAGCTACAGTTCCAGCAATAGCAACTGAGTAAGGCATCTTTTCAGCCCAGGTTTTCTCAAATAACACCAAAATTACAGAGAAAAGTATCATCACAGCTAAAGCCCCATTTATAGCTGGTGGTCCGGACGGTTTATTGGGCATTGCTAACAAAAAACCTATCCCAGCGTAAAGTAAAAGATATACTATCAACGCTAACCAAGGACTTGAAGGAATTGGTGGCTTAACTACCTGTGGTTTGACAGGCTGCGACACGTCCAAAAAATTCAGCAACGCTTCCATAGTCTGCGGACGGTTTTTCGCTTCCAACGCCATCCCTTTGAGGATTGCTTTATTCAACTTATTGCTGATGCTGGGAACAATTTCCTTCGGTGGAATGAGACGAACAGCGTATAACTTCCGGTCTAAAGAAGTAGGCGGTTTTTGACCAGTGACAGCAAAATAGAGAGTGGCAGTTAAACAGTAGACATCAACTGTAGGATTGCGATCGCCACTCATCTGCTCATAAGGCGCAAATCTCTGGTTTCCAGGATTCATTGAGCTTACTGTAGTAGGAACCAACTCACCCGCAATCCCAAAATCAATTAATATTGCTTTGCCATTAGGCCGCAACATAATATTTCCAGGGTGAGCATCTCG includes the following:
- the mutS gene encoding DNA mismatch repair protein MutS, with the protein product MTASPSATQPTEPNNPSAPHTNTQLVDRSKLSKMYQHYVEMKDKYPHALLLYRVGDFFETFFQDAVIISRELELVLTSKHGGEIGRVAMTGVPHHAWERYTTLLVEKGYAVVICDQVEDSADAIGLVKREVTRILTPGTLLEEGMLKASRNNYLAAVVIAANHWGLAYADISTGEYLTTQGSDLEHLTQELMRLQPSEVLFPTNAPDLGSLLRPGETSPSLPQCLPPSFCYSLRSQIPFSQAEARPRLLQKFKVRSLEGLGCEHLPLAVRAAGGLLEYLEDTQKANTVVLQTLRTYTITDYLIVDQQTRRNLEITQTVRDGTFHGSLLWALDRTSTAMGGRALRRWLLQPLLDIKGIRSRQDTIQELVENTPLRQDLRQLLRQIYDLERLTGRAGSGTANARDLVALADSLSRLPQLSRLVADAHSPFLKALQKVPPVLEELAQKLHLHIVESPPIHLKEGGLIRPGINPQLDERKATVEGDQQWIANLEVDERTRTGIPNLKVGFNKTFGYYISITRSKSDTVPPNYIRKQTLTNEERFITPDLKEREARILSARDDLNELEYEIFASLRAEVGQFAEIIRNLSRAVAAADVLCGLAELAAHQGYCRPDMVAGREVVIFDGRHPVVEQSLPAGFFVPNSTGLGGETNRQDAEGAKEEEEKPDLVILTGPNASGKSCYLRQVGLIQLMAQVGSFVPARLANLGICDRIFTRVGAVDDLATGQSTFMVEMNETANILNHATSRSLVLLDEIGRGTATFDGLSIAWAVAEYLAVDIRSRTIFATHYHELNELATILPNVANYQVTVKELPDQIIFLHQVQPGGADKSYGIEAGRLAGLPAVVIKRAKQVMGQIEQHSKIAMGLQNLE
- a CDS encoding type II toxin-antitoxin system VapC family toxin; this encodes MKITFIDAGVLVTAARGVGEMSEKALSILEDSEREFAASDFVKLEVLPKAIYNRQTTEAEFYEAFFSAVTYWANDLEQIVEDAYKIGCQYGLAAMDALHLAVALSVGAEEFVTTEKQTKPMHLLYKYSSYFNFQLIN
- a CDS encoding DUF2281 domain-containing protein — encoded protein: MSAENELLEKWRELPKDKQQEVIDFVEFLHIKTVEHPLTQKTKTPLGERLRQLRTKIVASGAPLLTQDDIEKEITSSRGGLQEFTE
- a CDS encoding serine/threonine protein kinase is translated as MVWAAGKQLQNGKYRIEEVLGQGGFGITYKALHLQLGQQVVIKTPNEFLSRDPDYDKYVERFIKEGRMLARLSQDPHPNIVGVIDLFQEGEIHCLVMDYIAGENLFDIVSRRGALPEAEILECFRQIGEALTVVHQAGLVHRDAHPGNIMLRPNGKAILIDFGIAGELVPTTVSSMNPGNQRFAPYEQMSGDRNPTVDVYCLTATLYFAVTGQKPPTSLDRKLYAVRLIPPKEIVPSISNKLNKAILKGMALEAKNRPQTMEALLNFLDVSQPVKPQVVKPPIPSSPWLALIVYLLLYAGIGFLLAMPNKPSGPPAINGALAVMILFSVILVLFEKTWAEKMPYSVAIAGTVAVALSMKMVGDWAEAISITWALFGAVAVARVKTVAGDGVGAVATAGSMAIAVTVAITWDWYGNWAMALAGTLATITFYISNPDNVSVGTKFLGSFLAALIFCCLGVFLGYIGGGTFGSMAGALTISITFFIMVNIIEVRDRLQERFSDKYTFLTIAVTSGIGLALGWLGHWVFWR